A single region of the Acidobacteriota bacterium genome encodes:
- a CDS encoding CaiB/BaiF CoA-transferase family protein produces MTAGGPLDGVLVVAIEQAVAAPLATCRLADAGARVIKVEREGGDFARGYDGSAGVSAYFAWLNRGKESIVLDIKDAEDRTVLERIVGRADVFIQNLAPGAAARAGFGSKELGKRHPRLITCDISGYGEEGPYRSMRAYDLLVQAESGVASITGSPPEPGRVGVSICDFATGIYAYSAILEALIERESTGAGRNVEATLFHTMADWMAVPLLSFEQQGLDWPRIGLGHPTIVPYGLFQLGDGDSVLIGVQNDREFARLCNEVLDQPELAEAYPRNVDRANARDTVEAAIRAVFLRHDRASIQAALNQARIAYGFLNDVAALSRHPQLRRARQPLPDGTEIEMVAPAAAPNEPGRRLAPVPELDEHGAAIRAEFGTG; encoded by the coding sequence GTGACCGCGGGCGGGCCTCTCGACGGCGTCCTCGTCGTGGCCATCGAGCAGGCGGTGGCCGCGCCGCTGGCGACCTGCCGGCTCGCCGACGCCGGAGCCCGGGTGATCAAGGTCGAGCGCGAAGGCGGCGACTTCGCCCGCGGCTACGACGGCAGCGCTGGTGTCTCGGCCTACTTCGCCTGGCTGAACCGCGGCAAGGAGTCCATCGTTCTCGACATCAAGGACGCCGAGGACCGGACTGTGCTCGAACGGATCGTCGGACGCGCGGATGTGTTCATCCAGAACCTCGCTCCGGGCGCCGCCGCGCGCGCCGGCTTCGGGTCGAAGGAACTCGGCAAGCGCCATCCGCGGCTGATCACCTGCGACATCTCGGGCTACGGCGAGGAGGGTCCGTACCGGTCGATGCGCGCCTACGACCTCCTGGTCCAGGCCGAGAGCGGCGTCGCATCGATCACCGGTTCGCCGCCGGAGCCCGGTCGGGTCGGCGTGTCGATCTGCGACTTCGCGACCGGCATCTACGCCTACTCCGCCATCCTCGAAGCCTTGATCGAGCGCGAGAGCACCGGCGCCGGCCGCAACGTCGAGGCCACCCTTTTCCACACGATGGCGGACTGGATGGCCGTGCCCCTGCTGAGCTTCGAGCAACAGGGGCTCGACTGGCCGCGCATCGGCCTCGGCCATCCGACGATCGTGCCCTACGGCCTGTTCCAGCTCGGTGACGGCGACTCGGTCCTGATCGGTGTCCAGAACGACCGCGAGTTCGCGCGACTGTGCAACGAGGTTCTCGACCAGCCGGAGCTGGCCGAGGCCTACCCGCGGAACGTGGACCGTGCCAATGCCCGCGACACCGTCGAAGCCGCTATCCGCGCCGTCTTCCTGCGACACGACCGGGCCTCGATCCAGGCCGCTCTGAACCAGGCCCGCATCGCCTACGGCTTCCTGAACGACGTGGCCGCCCTGTCGCGGCATCCGCAACTCCGCCGGGCCAGGCAACCTCTCCCAGACGGCACCGAGATCGAGATGGTCGCACCCGCTGCCGCTCCCAACGAGCCGGGAAGACGCCTGGCGCCTGTTCCCGAACTCGACGAGCACGGCGCCGCGATCCGCGCCGAGTTCGGGACCGGCTAG
- a CDS encoding CoA pyrophosphatase — MSFPARHGTELLAHAERNLGRFEQRALDPEAAAARAAEASGHTGAAPANAHAAVAVTLLPDKGGRGCFLLTRRSLRLRRHRGQWALPGGRIDEAETPEQAALRELHEEVGLDLDASAVLGRLDDFGTRSGFVITPVVFWCDDYRELAPNPAEVYRAYRIPLIDLDRPDVPVLREIPESENPVLSMPIRGGLVHSPTAAIVYQMLEVVLRGNDVRVAHYEQPVFAWR, encoded by the coding sequence ATGAGCTTCCCGGCACGGCACGGCACGGAACTCCTCGCCCACGCCGAGCGGAACCTGGGGCGTTTCGAGCAGCGCGCGCTCGACCCGGAAGCCGCGGCCGCGCGGGCCGCGGAGGCTTCCGGCCACACCGGAGCGGCGCCGGCCAACGCGCACGCCGCGGTCGCCGTCACGCTGCTGCCCGACAAGGGCGGCCGCGGTTGCTTTCTGCTCACGCGGCGGTCGCTCCGGCTGCGGCGACACCGCGGCCAGTGGGCTCTCCCGGGCGGCCGGATCGACGAGGCGGAGACACCCGAGCAGGCGGCTCTCCGCGAACTCCACGAAGAGGTCGGTCTGGACCTCGACGCGTCCGCCGTCCTCGGGCGCCTGGACGACTTCGGCACCCGCTCCGGCTTCGTCATCACGCCGGTCGTCTTCTGGTGCGACGACTACCGCGAACTGGCGCCGAATCCGGCAGAGGTCTACAGGGCCTACCGGATCCCGCTGATCGACCTGGACCGCCCGGACGTGCCGGTGCTGCGTGAGATACCGGAGAGCGAGAACCCCGTGCTCTCGATGCCGATCCGCGGCGGCCTCGTCCATTCACCGACCGCGGCGATCGTCTACCAGATGCTCGAGGTCGTGCTCCGCGGCAACGATGTCCGCGTGGCCCACTACGAACAACCCGTCTTCGCCTGGCGCTGA
- a CDS encoding LLM class F420-dependent oxidoreductase, with product MRTAIGIGSAYASGTNWDALAEYVVEADRMGIDDVWSAEAWGTDAVTPLAFLAGRTERVRLGTGIMQISARAPSMTAMTAMSLASISKDRFVLGLGVSGPQVVEGLHGVPFAMPLGRLREYVDILKIALSGEKIAYDGRHYTLPRPGGEGKAIRMSQPARPEMPIYLATLGPKSLEYTGEVADGWLGTSFIPEHTDAFFPAMRAGAERTGRSFGDIDIQVGGDVEFGDDLERMAARRKPAMAFTLGAMGSAQTNFYNDAYRRAGFVEAAREVQALWISGKRDEAAARVPDEMVLGNTLIGDEGRVRERIRAYRNAGVTTLRLNPAGATVRERLDTLGRFLELVRKEAPAEG from the coding sequence ATGCGGACTGCGATCGGCATAGGGAGCGCCTACGCCTCCGGAACGAACTGGGACGCCCTGGCGGAGTACGTCGTCGAGGCGGACCGCATGGGCATCGACGATGTCTGGTCGGCCGAGGCATGGGGCACCGACGCGGTGACTCCGCTCGCCTTCCTCGCCGGGCGAACCGAGCGCGTTCGCCTCGGTACCGGCATCATGCAGATCTCGGCGCGCGCGCCGTCGATGACCGCGATGACCGCGATGTCGCTGGCGTCGATCTCGAAGGACCGCTTCGTGCTCGGTCTCGGCGTCAGCGGCCCCCAGGTGGTCGAGGGTCTTCACGGCGTGCCTTTCGCCATGCCGCTGGGCCGCCTCCGCGAGTACGTCGACATCCTGAAGATCGCCCTCTCCGGCGAGAAGATCGCCTACGACGGCAGGCACTACACCCTGCCCCGACCGGGCGGCGAGGGCAAGGCGATCCGCATGTCGCAGCCCGCGCGACCCGAGATGCCGATCTATCTTGCGACCCTCGGTCCGAAATCCCTGGAGTACACCGGCGAGGTTGCCGATGGCTGGCTCGGCACGTCCTTCATCCCGGAGCACACCGACGCCTTCTTTCCTGCGATGCGCGCCGGCGCCGAGCGCACCGGCAGGTCGTTCGGCGACATCGACATCCAGGTCGGCGGCGACGTCGAGTTCGGCGACGACCTGGAGCGGATGGCCGCCCGCCGCAAGCCCGCCATGGCCTTCACCCTCGGCGCGATGGGATCGGCGCAGACGAACTTCTACAACGACGCCTACCGGCGGGCAGGCTTCGTGGAAGCGGCCCGTGAGGTGCAGGCCCTTTGGATCTCCGGCAAGCGCGACGAGGCCGCGGCACGGGTTCCCGACGAGATGGTGCTCGGCAACACCCTGATCGGCGACGAGGGCCGCGTGCGGGAGCGCATTCGTGCCTACCGGAACGCCGGCGTCACCACGCTGCGCCTCAACCCGGCCGGAGCCACGGTGCGCGAGCGGCTCGACACCCTGGGACGGTTCCTGGAGCTGGTTCGCAAGGAGGCTCCCGCCGAGGGATGA
- a CDS encoding SDR family oxidoreductase, protein MSAPLSVVTGGAGFIGSHLCSRLLDEGHRVYCVDNFITGSPANIEHLQGNDRFTLIEHDVSKPVYVGPDVDNVLHFASPASPVDYLELPIQTLKVGSLGTHNSLGLAKHHGARYLLASTSEVYGDPLVHPQPESYWGNVNPVGPRGVYDEAKRFAEAMVMAYHRIHGLDTRIVRIFNTYGPRMRLRDGRVVPNFIRQALSGKALTVYGDGKQTRSFCYIDDLVEGVWRLLNSSETDPVNLGNPHEMTVLQFAQVIQRLTDSRSEIEFQPLPVDDPKTRQPDIARATALLDWRPQVDLETGLDKTIRYFAALLGE, encoded by the coding sequence GTGAGCGCGCCGCTCTCCGTGGTCACCGGCGGCGCCGGCTTCATCGGCTCCCATCTCTGCTCCCGACTGCTCGACGAGGGTCACCGGGTCTACTGCGTCGACAACTTCATCACCGGCAGCCCCGCGAACATCGAGCACTTACAGGGCAATGACCGCTTCACGCTGATCGAGCACGACGTGAGCAAGCCGGTCTACGTGGGTCCCGACGTCGACAACGTCCTCCACTTCGCCTCGCCGGCAAGCCCAGTCGACTACCTGGAGCTGCCGATCCAGACCCTGAAAGTCGGATCGCTCGGCACGCACAACTCGCTGGGCCTGGCCAAGCACCACGGCGCCCGCTACCTGCTCGCCTCGACCTCCGAGGTCTACGGCGATCCCCTGGTCCATCCGCAACCGGAGTCCTACTGGGGCAACGTGAACCCGGTCGGTCCGCGCGGCGTCTACGACGAGGCGAAGCGCTTCGCCGAAGCCATGGTCATGGCCTATCACCGCATCCACGGCCTCGACACCAGGATCGTCCGCATCTTCAACACCTACGGCCCGCGAATGCGGCTCCGGGACGGGCGGGTCGTTCCCAACTTCATCCGCCAGGCGCTCTCGGGCAAGGCCCTGACCGTGTACGGCGACGGCAAGCAGACCCGTTCCTTCTGCTACATCGACGACCTCGTCGAAGGTGTCTGGCGTCTGCTCAACTCGTCCGAGACCGACCCGGTCAATCTCGGCAATCCTCACGAGATGACCGTGCTGCAGTTCGCGCAGGTCATCCAGCGCCTGACCGACAGCCGCAGCGAGATCGAGTTCCAGCCCTTGCCGGTCGACGATCCGAAGACGCGCCAACCGGATATCGCGCGCGCTACCGCCCTGCTCGACTGGCGACCCCAGGTCGACCTGGAGACCGGGCTGGACAAGACGATCCGCTACTTCGCCGCGCTGCTGGGCGAGTAG
- a CDS encoding UDP-glucose/GDP-mannose dehydrogenase family protein — translation MRICVVGSGYVGLVTGACLADFGMDVVCVDQDESKIAQLQAGRIPIYEPGLGTLVAKNEEAGRLSFTTELGPALEAASAVFIAVGTPPREDGSSDLRYVREVAQAIGGRLNSYKAIVTKSTVPVGTGRMIEEIIGHGRTFSVVSNPEFLREGSAIEDFMRPDRLVIGSRDQRATDIMLDIYSPLRARGVPIVVTDVETAEMIKYASNSFLATRISFINEVAELCERTGADVQVVAHGMGLDRRIGPLFLRPGPGFGGSCFPKDTRAMVSMAREAGARAEIVEATLAVNRRIQERMLGKIESVLGDPRGRTVALLGLSFKPHTDDIRESPALFVLDQLLARGAEVRVYDPAAMDKARRIRPEAVYCGDQYEAADGADLLAILTEWNQFRALEFGRLKKLLRQPRVVDLRNLYEPERVAAEGLWYSSLGRADAVPQSEPVAVPTVSTPAVEAAGVKAS, via the coding sequence GTGAGAATCTGCGTCGTCGGTTCCGGTTACGTCGGCCTGGTCACGGGGGCCTGCCTGGCCGACTTCGGCATGGACGTCGTCTGCGTCGACCAGGACGAGTCGAAGATCGCCCAGTTGCAGGCGGGCCGGATTCCGATCTACGAGCCCGGCCTGGGCACCCTCGTCGCCAAGAACGAGGAAGCCGGGCGCCTGAGCTTCACGACCGAACTGGGACCGGCCCTTGAAGCGGCTTCCGCCGTGTTCATCGCCGTCGGCACGCCGCCCCGAGAGGACGGCTCTTCGGATCTCCGCTACGTGCGCGAAGTGGCCCAGGCGATCGGCGGACGGCTCAACAGCTACAAGGCGATCGTCACCAAGAGCACGGTCCCAGTGGGCACCGGCCGCATGATCGAGGAGATCATCGGCCACGGCCGCACCTTTTCCGTGGTCAGCAATCCGGAGTTTCTACGCGAGGGATCGGCGATCGAGGACTTCATGCGCCCGGACCGCCTGGTCATCGGCAGCCGGGACCAGCGTGCCACCGACATCATGCTCGACATCTACTCACCGCTGAGGGCCCGCGGAGTACCGATCGTTGTCACCGATGTCGAGACCGCGGAGATGATCAAGTACGCCTCGAACAGCTTCCTCGCTACCCGCATCTCCTTTATCAACGAGGTCGCGGAGCTTTGCGAACGGACGGGCGCCGACGTCCAGGTCGTGGCCCACGGCATGGGGCTTGACCGGCGCATCGGGCCGCTGTTCCTTCGTCCCGGGCCCGGCTTCGGCGGCTCCTGCTTTCCCAAGGACACCCGGGCCATGGTGTCGATGGCCCGGGAAGCGGGTGCAAGGGCCGAGATCGTCGAGGCGACGCTCGCGGTCAACCGCCGGATCCAGGAGCGGATGCTCGGCAAGATCGAGTCCGTGCTCGGGGATCCGAGAGGCCGCACCGTCGCCCTGCTCGGGCTGTCCTTCAAGCCCCACACCGACGACATCCGCGAATCGCCAGCCCTGTTCGTGCTCGACCAGCTCCTGGCCCGAGGCGCCGAGGTTCGCGTCTACGATCCGGCCGCGATGGACAAGGCTCGCCGGATCCGCCCCGAAGCCGTGTACTGCGGCGACCAGTACGAGGCCGCCGACGGCGCCGACCTGCTCGCCATTCTCACCGAGTGGAACCAGTTCCGCGCGCTCGAGTTCGGCCGGCTGAAGAAGCTGCTGCGCCAGCCTCGCGTCGTCGACCTGCGCAATCTCTACGAGCCCGAGCGGGTTGCCGCCGAAGGCCTCTGGTACTCCTCGCTCGGGCGGGCGGACGCGGTTCCACAGAGCGAGCCGGTAGCCGTTCCGACCGTCTCAACTCCGGCAGTCGAGGCCGCGGGGGTGAAGGCCTCGTGA
- a CDS encoding SEC-C metal-binding domain-containing protein: MKGGRRLSNAIATRKSVVTAPRRFSKVQRNEPCPCGSGRKYKDCCYNKGEAFLRKLERQRFKEQQKADGTPWYVRWLT; this comes from the coding sequence ATGAAGGGTGGACGAAGGCTGAGCAACGCGATCGCGACGCGGAAGTCGGTGGTTACCGCGCCGCGCCGGTTCAGCAAGGTGCAGCGCAACGAACCATGCCCGTGCGGCAGCGGCCGGAAGTACAAGGACTGCTGCTACAACAAGGGCGAAGCGTTCCTGCGGAAGCTGGAACGCCAGCGCTTCAAGGAGCAGCAGAAGGCGGACGGTACGCCCTGGTACGTGCGCTGGCTGACCTGA
- a CDS encoding SDR family NAD(P)-dependent oxidoreductase has product MGILEGRTAIVTGAGRGIGKGIAIKFAEEGANVVVNDLGGATDGTGGSRIADEVVQEIQGAGGSAVPNYDSVATVEGGQSIFQTAIDAFGALDILVNNAGILRDRTIFNLVEEDWDAVLDVHLKGHYCCSRPFARYIRETNRPGCRIINFSSVSGLYGNFGQSNYAAAKAGIAGLSRVLALELAKYGCTVNTISPGATTRMTAELRASRGMQIDEDAPEQSPNQIAPVCAWLASEAGQDTTAQIIDVMRGWIGIMQQPKVIRKFSKDGMWNNREIDLIMPQLLKARQEHDAAVDAKAEPTPVA; this is encoded by the coding sequence ATGGGAATCCTCGAAGGCAGGACGGCAATCGTCACCGGCGCCGGCCGCGGCATCGGCAAGGGCATCGCAATCAAGTTCGCGGAAGAAGGCGCCAACGTCGTCGTCAACGACCTCGGCGGCGCCACCGACGGCACCGGCGGCTCGCGCATCGCCGACGAGGTCGTGCAGGAGATTCAGGGCGCCGGCGGCTCGGCGGTTCCGAACTACGACAGTGTGGCCACGGTCGAGGGCGGACAGAGCATCTTCCAGACCGCCATCGACGCCTTCGGGGCCCTGGACATCCTGGTCAACAACGCCGGCATCCTTCGCGACAGGACGATCTTCAACCTCGTCGAGGAGGACTGGGATGCAGTGCTGGATGTCCACCTCAAGGGCCACTACTGCTGCAGCCGGCCCTTCGCGCGGTACATCCGCGAGACGAACCGGCCGGGCTGCCGGATCATCAACTTCTCGTCGGTATCCGGCCTCTACGGCAACTTCGGCCAGTCGAACTACGCCGCCGCCAAGGCCGGTATCGCCGGCCTTTCCCGCGTGCTGGCGCTCGAGCTCGCCAAGTACGGCTGCACCGTGAACACGATCTCCCCCGGCGCCACGACGCGCATGACGGCCGAACTGCGGGCCTCGCGCGGAATGCAGATCGATGAGGACGCCCCCGAACAGAGCCCCAACCAGATCGCTCCCGTGTGCGCCTGGCTGGCCTCGGAAGCCGGTCAGGACACGACCGCTCAGATCATCGACGTCATGCGCGGCTGGATCGGCATCATGCAGCAGCCCAAGGTCATCCGGAAGTTCAGCAAGGACGGGATGTGGAACAACCGCGAGATCGACCTGATCATGCCGCAACTGCTGAAGGCCAGGCAGGAGCACGACGCGGCGGTCGACGCGAAGGCCGAGCCGACGCCGGTAGCCTGA
- a CDS encoding MaoC/PaaZ C-terminal domain-containing protein, with amino-acid sequence MPISTAAAGRSLPPSERRITVRDALAYAAGIGDTCESVFDDARGGGIAAPPSYCVSLEWPVVSNGRGSQLLGGEADELVRGVHASQDSHFHRPMRPGDSLTTRGRYAAVRATRAGALLTTCLETVDGDGRPVVTSWSRSIFRGVATEGRSARIEQAPEVPRLRLNGAGSNRAEIFVPREMPHVYTECARIWNPIHTEREVALRAGLPDIILHGTATWALAGREVLRAYGDGDPLRLRRLYGRFTAMVIPGTRIVVEHASAGTTNGGGRQVAFRVLNEEGAEAVSQGVAVID; translated from the coding sequence ATGCCCATCTCCACCGCCGCTGCCGGCCGGAGTCTGCCGCCTTCCGAACGCAGGATCACCGTGCGCGACGCGCTCGCCTATGCCGCGGGGATCGGCGACACCTGCGAGTCCGTGTTCGACGACGCCCGGGGTGGAGGCATCGCGGCGCCGCCCTCCTACTGCGTGTCTCTCGAGTGGCCCGTGGTCAGCAACGGCCGGGGCAGTCAACTCCTCGGCGGCGAGGCGGACGAACTGGTCCGCGGCGTCCACGCCAGCCAGGACTCCCACTTCCACCGGCCGATGCGGCCCGGCGACTCGCTCACCACGCGCGGCCGCTACGCAGCCGTCCGGGCCACCCGCGCCGGAGCCCTTCTGACGACCTGCCTGGAGACGGTGGACGGCGACGGCCGGCCCGTCGTCACCTCCTGGTCGCGTTCCATCTTTCGCGGCGTGGCAACGGAAGGCCGCAGCGCCAGGATCGAGCAGGCGCCCGAGGTGCCCCGGCTCCGTCTGAACGGCGCCGGCTCGAACCGCGCCGAGATCTTCGTGCCCCGTGAGATGCCCCACGTCTACACGGAGTGCGCCCGAATCTGGAACCCGATCCACACCGAGCGCGAGGTGGCTCTCCGGGCCGGCCTGCCCGACATCATCCTCCACGGCACCGCGACCTGGGCCCTCGCCGGGCGCGAAGTGCTGCGCGCCTACGGCGATGGCGACCCGCTCCGTCTGAGACGACTGTACGGCCGGTTCACGGCGATGGTCATTCCGGGCACGCGGATCGTCGTGGAGCACGCATCGGCCGGCACGACGAACGGCGGCGGCAGGCAGGTCGCCTTCCGGGTGTTGAACGAGGAAGGCGCGGAAGCGGTGAGCCAGGGTGTCGCCGTGATCGACTGA
- a CDS encoding alpha/beta fold hydrolase, translating to MNRPALDMAGVERSVRREMERAFRRSVKGLEYIRTGDPGVGLTPKDTVHSRGTLRLYHYRPRVDEVYRTPILLVMSLISKPYILDLAPGQSLIEFLLDRGFDVYMIDWGTPRPEDKRLRLEDYVLDFIPECVETVHQRSGEPDVSVVGYCMGGLLAALYGALHPDVSSGGRLRNLACFTTPVNYDGMGLFRTWTDPAHFDVDRIVDRLGNVPPQMLYASFNALRPASQVAGRVRLWDNMWNDEFVTSYRRLQRWAADQIPFPGECFRQTTKELQQQNLLMKGEFQLGGRLVDLSNIRVPFIHVVAEHDHIVPYEAARDLIGMVGSEDKQEIMLKGGHVSLVAGRNAVRRLWPRLEEWLAERSV from the coding sequence GTGAACCGGCCGGCCCTGGACATGGCCGGCGTCGAGCGGAGCGTGCGGCGCGAGATGGAGCGCGCCTTCCGGCGCAGCGTCAAGGGTCTGGAGTACATCAGGACCGGAGACCCCGGAGTCGGGTTGACGCCGAAGGACACCGTTCACAGCAGGGGCACGCTTCGCCTGTACCACTACCGGCCGCGTGTGGACGAGGTCTACCGGACGCCGATCCTGCTGGTCATGTCGCTGATCAGCAAGCCATACATTCTCGACCTGGCGCCCGGGCAGAGCCTGATCGAGTTCCTGCTGGACCGCGGCTTCGACGTCTACATGATCGACTGGGGCACGCCCAGGCCGGAGGACAAGAGGCTACGGCTCGAGGACTACGTCCTCGACTTCATTCCGGAGTGCGTCGAAACGGTCCATCAGCGAAGCGGCGAGCCCGACGTGTCAGTCGTCGGCTACTGCATGGGTGGCCTGTTGGCTGCGCTGTACGGCGCTCTTCACCCGGACGTCTCGTCGGGCGGCCGGCTTCGCAACCTGGCCTGCTTCACCACGCCGGTGAACTACGACGGCATGGGTCTGTTCAGGACCTGGACCGACCCGGCGCACTTCGATGTCGACCGGATCGTCGACCGGCTGGGGAACGTCCCGCCCCAGATGCTGTATGCCTCGTTCAATGCGTTGCGGCCGGCGTCCCAGGTCGCGGGCCGGGTGCGGCTCTGGGACAACATGTGGAACGATGAGTTCGTCACCTCGTACCGCCGCCTCCAGCGGTGGGCGGCGGATCAGATCCCCTTCCCGGGGGAGTGCTTCCGGCAGACGACGAAGGAGCTGCAGCAACAGAACCTGCTGATGAAGGGCGAGTTCCAGCTCGGTGGCCGGTTGGTCGACCTGTCGAACATCCGCGTTCCGTTCATCCATGTCGTGGCGGAGCATGACCACATCGTGCCCTACGAGGCGGCGCGGGACCTGATCGGTATGGTCGGTTCCGAGGACAAGCAGGAGATCATGCTCAAGGGCGGTCATGTCAGTCTGGTCGCGGGCCGTAACGCGGTTCGGCGGCTGTGGCCGCGGCTCGAGGAGTGGCTCGCCGAGCGATCTGTATGA
- a CDS encoding GNAT family N-acetyltransferase has protein sequence MSSLGQVASRLGAIDLTVRPMSAGDRTAVLSFADGLPDHDLLFLRRDIRDTEVVDEWIAEIESGQIVTLLATVEDEMVGYASIDRSQLRWSSHVAEIRVVISETARGKGLGRLLVEQAFQAAVAAGIEKLMARMTPDQKGAVAAFEGLGFRPEGLMRNHVRDLAGEKHDLLVMALDVVDFHGTLESYGVGENT, from the coding sequence ATGAGCAGCCTGGGACAGGTGGCGAGCCGGCTCGGCGCGATCGACCTGACGGTGCGACCGATGAGCGCGGGAGACCGGACCGCCGTGCTGTCGTTCGCCGACGGCCTGCCGGATCACGATCTCCTGTTCCTGCGGCGCGACATCCGGGACACCGAAGTCGTCGACGAGTGGATCGCTGAGATCGAGTCGGGGCAGATCGTCACCCTGCTGGCGACCGTTGAGGACGAGATGGTCGGCTATGCCTCGATCGACCGCAGCCAGCTGCGCTGGTCCTCCCACGTGGCCGAGATCCGCGTCGTCATCTCCGAGACGGCGCGTGGCAAGGGTCTTGGGAGGCTCCTGGTGGAGCAGGCGTTCCAGGCGGCAGTTGCCGCCGGGATCGAGAAGCTCATGGCCCGGATGACTCCCGATCAGAAGGGGGCGGTCGCCGCGTTCGAGGGGCTCGGTTTCCGCCCGGAGGGGCTGATGAGGAACCATGTGCGCGACCTTGCCGGCGAAAAGCACGATCTGCTGGTCATGGCGCTCGACGTGGTCGACTTCCACGGCACGCTCGAGAGCTATGGTGTCGGCGAGAACACCTGA
- a CDS encoding long-chain fatty acid--CoA ligase yields MQDNAGLILTKRASLSPDMEGFVDVESDRRFTFTEWNLRSNRTANALRDLGVGKGDRVALLLMNSVEYMETFFAIAKIGAVCVPLNWRLTPEELSFIIRDAGAGTLIFGDEFQAQVLDLIARGGGENGTNVTRWVHVGPDEQRPDGCLSYLDATTAASDAEPEIAAADSDLLYIMYTSGTTGLPKGAVHTHASALWASLTIMATTDFRYGDRFLVSLPLFHVGALTPATCNVHAGCTSVVMRSFDPVSVWQLVSDEKIDIMLKVPAMLNFMLQVYDPERCKHERLRWCMSGAAPVPVSLIEAYEKLGIEVHQVYGLTETCGPACMISPEDAIRKAGSTGKAFFHTSVRLVDNDGADCAPGEAGEVLVAGRHLMKEYWNRPEATAESLVDGWFYTGDGAVMDEDGFVYIQDRLKDMIISGGENVYPAELEEVIGRHPKVLEVGVIGRESEKWGESPVAIVVRSDESLEGEEILDFCQDKLARFKQPVAVHFIDQLPRNPSGKILKRLLREQFN; encoded by the coding sequence ATGCAAGACAACGCCGGACTCATCCTGACCAAGCGCGCCTCCCTGTCGCCGGACATGGAGGGCTTCGTCGACGTCGAGAGCGATCGCCGCTTCACGTTCACCGAGTGGAACCTCCGCTCGAACCGGACCGCGAACGCGCTCAGGGACCTCGGCGTGGGCAAGGGCGACCGCGTCGCGCTGCTGCTGATGAACAGCGTCGAGTACATGGAGACCTTCTTCGCGATCGCCAAGATCGGTGCCGTCTGCGTTCCGCTGAACTGGCGGCTGACGCCCGAGGAACTCTCCTTCATCATCCGCGACGCCGGCGCCGGGACGCTGATCTTCGGCGACGAGTTCCAGGCCCAGGTGCTGGACCTGATCGCGCGCGGCGGCGGCGAGAACGGCACGAACGTCACGAGGTGGGTCCACGTCGGCCCGGACGAGCAGCGGCCCGACGGCTGCCTCTCGTACCTCGACGCGACGACGGCGGCGAGCGACGCGGAGCCCGAGATCGCGGCCGCGGACAGCGACCTGCTCTACATCATGTACACGTCGGGAACGACCGGCCTTCCCAAGGGCGCGGTCCACACCCACGCGTCGGCGCTGTGGGCGTCCCTGACGATCATGGCAACCACCGATTTTCGTTACGGCGACCGCTTCCTGGTCTCCTTGCCGCTCTTCCACGTCGGCGCCCTGACCCCAGCGACCTGCAACGTGCACGCCGGCTGCACCAGCGTCGTGATGCGCTCCTTCGATCCCGTCAGCGTCTGGCAGTTGGTCAGCGACGAGAAGATCGACATCATGCTGAAGGTCCCGGCGATGCTCAACTTCATGCTCCAGGTCTACGACCCGGAGCGCTGCAAGCACGAGCGGCTCCGCTGGTGCATGAGCGGCGCGGCGCCGGTGCCGGTCAGCCTGATCGAGGCCTACGAGAAGCTCGGCATCGAGGTCCACCAGGTCTACGGCCTGACCGAAACCTGCGGCCCGGCCTGCATGATCTCGCCCGAAGACGCGATCCGCAAGGCCGGCTCCACCGGCAAGGCGTTCTTCCACACGTCGGTGCGGCTCGTCGACAACGACGGCGCCGACTGCGCCCCCGGTGAGGCGGGTGAGGTCCTGGTCGCCGGCCGCCACCTGATGAAGGAGTACTGGAACCGGCCGGAGGCCACGGCCGAGAGTCTCGTGGACGGCTGGTTCTACACCGGCGACGGCGCGGTGATGGACGAGGACGGCTTCGTCTACATCCAGGACCGGCTGAAGGACATGATCATCTCCGGCGGCGAGAACGTCTATCCCGCGGAGCTCGAAGAGGTCATCGGCCGCCACCCGAAGGTGCTCGAAGTCGGCGTCATCGGCCGCGAGAGCGAGAAGTGGGGCGAGTCCCCGGTCGCCATCGTCGTCCGCTCCGACGAAAGTCTGGAAGGCGAGGAGATCCTCGACTTCTGCCAGGACAAGCTGGCCCGCTTCAAGCAACCGGTCGCGGTCCACTTCATCGACCAGTTGCCGCGCAACCCGTCGGGGAAGATCCTCAAGCGGTTGCTGCGCGAACAGTTCAACTGA